A stretch of DNA from Nitrospira sp. KM1:
TTGATGGTCAGCGATCCGCCGCCGGCTGCGGCCGCCGTGCATAGCGCGCGCAATTGCACGACCGTCATCGATGGAGCTTCGACAACCAAGCCGCCACCGGCCGAGAGAATCGCCTTCAGTTGTTCGTGCGTGAGGATCATCGAGCGCCCCGGCCGAGGTCACCGTATATCAATGAAGCGTGCGTCTGCCTCCTTCATGCGATCTCCGCGCTCGGCTGGGGCGGCACGATGTTCGGCGGATTGACCGTAACGCCGATGTCCATCGCACCGGTTGGTGTGTACTCAAACCAGGTGGAGATCAGCGAGGCCTCGGCATTTGCCGAGATGTCGGCGTTTTTGTCCGCGCCCCCCGGCACCCCGTCAGCGCCAAAGCAAATCAGGTCGTAGTCCCCGCTGTCGCCTGGGCATTTGTAGTAGTAGTCATGCCCCCAGGTCACATCGGTGGCCGGTACGCTCGTATAAGTCGACAGCAAGGCCTCTTGCGGTGTCGCCGGATCCAAGGCGAGTTGTTGATTGTTGGCCTGCGTGTTGTAGTCGTTGATGCCATTGTACGTGGTGCCATTGATGACAACCGGACCGTCCAAGAAAGCCGTCAGCGCAGCCACTGGAATCGTGTTCCCGGTGAGTCCGGCTGGAAAACTTCCCGTCGCCGCCTTGCAGGCGTTCAGCAACTGAATCATATATTGCATCTCGCGCCAGACGCGGCGTTGTTCAAGAAAGAGCAGAGGGCGCGCGTTCTGCTCGGGGTTCGCCGGTGGAAACCCGGGGTAGTTGGTGTTGGCGAAATTCTGAATCTCCTGCGCGATCGTCACATAGGGGTGCGGCCCCGGCAGGGAACCGAATGAACCGGATTCTATTAAGCTAGTAAAACTTGACTCAAAACCGGATCGAATCGTCAACACGACGCGTGCCGCGCCGGAGCGGAGAAACATGCGGTGTGTCGGATCGGGATGATACAGAAACTTCTTGAAGTCCCACAGTTTGTTGTCATCCCAGAAGTAGGGATAGGTGAAGTACAGGACGTTCTCCCACTCGATCGCGTTATGCAAATACTTGATGAATTCGCCGCGCTCCAGCACGCTTATCCACTCGGCTTCGGTCAGACGGTTGGGATCCAGCACATCGCCGACACCCGGATGGCTGGCATCGCTGCCGAACAGCCCTGACAGGTTGAACGGCACCAGATAAAATTGCGGTCCCAGCAGCCACCGCAATACCCCTTTCATGATTTCCTCGCGCTCCATGCGGCGCAAAGTCAATGCGTCGAAGTCGGCGATCTGCTGTGTCAGCTTCGCCTGCTCGTCACGGTAGTTTTGAAGATTTTTGTTGTACTGCTCTTCCGCAGCCTGACGAATCTGCCCCCAAACTTGGAGCCGCCAGTCGAGCAGCACCTGCACCTTCGGCCGGCAAATGAACGTGATGTTGATCGCATAGTTGTAGACATACTGATACATGAAGTCGATCGACAGATGTCCGGACATGCCGATCAGCCTGTTTAAACCCGCGCTCAAAGTTTCGCTGCCGAGCATCAATAAAAACGAGCGTGTATCACCCTCATTTCTTTGGTAGTTCAATTCGAACTGCACCGTATAGATGTAGTAGTTCTCGTCGATGTCGAAGTCGATCGAATCAAAGTGCACGTTGTCGTAGTCGTTGACCGGTTGTGTCTCTTTGTGCACGTTGACCCATTTGCGCGCTTCGGGCGGCGCGGTCACCGCGGCATTGTATTGGGCGGCGAGCGTGTCGTAGTTCGAAATCAAATGCGGGTCGGTCGCCAGCGAGTTGTAATAGATCGCCGTCAGCGGCAGCGTGAAGCTAAACGGTGTGCCGATCAATGCATCGAGCTTTTTGACGTCTTCAACCAGTCTGACGATGCCGGCTCCGGGGTTCGGAATGACGATGTCGTAGGTCATTCTCAGCCCGTAGCGCAAGAGATCGACCTTCCACTTGCGCGCCAACTGAAAATAATCGATGCGCATCGTGTCGGTTGCGCTTGGGTTCGAAATCACGCGCACCGACTGGTCTTCGCTGCCGACCACCGAGCTTACTTTAAACGTCACTTTGTGATCTTTTTTCGTACGGGCCGAAGCCTTCTTCGTAATCTCCATGCTGTGATTCCGGCTGTCCTTCTTCGACCGGGTATCGTTCGATGTCGCCGAATAGCCGAAGTTGGTGCTCAGCGTGACCGCGCCATAACTGGCCGACAGCGAGGCGCCGACATTGAGCGCGGTCGCATGTTGCGACTGCGAGTCGGTCGACATCGCGATGTCATTCTTCTCGGCCACCCCCTGTTCGCTGTAGCCCTCGAAGAAATCTTGCACGATGTCTTCAAATTCGCGCTCCGTGATCGACCATTCTTTATGACTGATATTGACCGTCTCGCCGGGCGCCAGCGGCACCGAATTCGCCAACTCGCCGCGCTCGACGCCGGCGGGGCACATCTCGACGCGCTCCAGATGAAGATTGCCGACCGGTTCCACCATCATGCGCGACTGGAAGCCGTTGATCGCCCCGCCCACCGAAGTGGGGTTGAGTACCGTCGCAAACACGCTCTGTAACGTGCCAAGCAGCGCAGGAACATTGCCGGCCGCGGCACGCTCATCGAGCGTGACACCGAGATACGGCTGCAGTTGTTGTGCAAGACTCGAAAACAAGCGCGGATGCGCCTTTTCCGCCCATCCGATGGCGGCCGCATTCGATGGCTGATAACTTGCCCCTGCATCGGCCGCCAACGACGACGAGAACGCCTCGGGTAGGGGACGCGATTCGTCGATCGTGATCGAGACGGTTTGCCCGCGCAGTTCCAGCTTGCTCTTTGCGCCGGCAGTCTTGGTCCGTGCCGATGACGGTGCCTTGGCTGCGGCAAGCGGTGTGACGCTTGTGATGATCGGCAGGCCGTTGGCCGATTCGCCCGTTTGCACGGTCGCGCCCTTGGGATCCGCCGTCTTCCGTGCTGTCGGTGAACCGGTATTTCCCTCCGACGGCACAACCAGCGCGGCGCGATAGGCGACGACGATTTCTGCGACAGATTTCGTGATCGACTCCACCATCTGCGCGCGATAAGCCGCCAGTTGTTGCGCGATCGCGATCAAGGTGGCCGGCGCAATCGCGGCGAACAGCGCGGCACTATTCAGTGTGGAAGTGCCGGTCTGATCGGCAATCAACCGAGCGATCGCCTTATACGCCTCGGGTAGTTGAGCCTGATGCTCAGCCGTGAGTGATGATGTGATTGCAGCTGATTGCCTGGGTAATGCCGCCAATTCGGGTGCAACGATCCGCAGCGCCTGCACAAAAGCGGCTTTTTCAACTGC
This window harbors:
- a CDS encoding type II secretion system protein GspG; protein product: MAPLRNAQRTSYKATYCQISPAQTGDVRSAPPTAHLTRAVEKAAFVQALRIVAPELAALPRQSAAITSSLTAEHQAQLPEAYKAIARLIADQTGTSTLNSAALFAAIAPATLIAIAQQLAAYRAQMVESITKSVAEIVVAYRAALVVPSEGNTGSPTARKTADPKGATVQTGESANGLPIITSVTPLAAAKAPSSARTKTAGAKSKLELRGQTVSITIDESRPLPEAFSSSLAADAGASYQPSNAAAIGWAEKAHPRLFSSLAQQLQPYLGVTLDERAAAGNVPALLGTLQSVFATVLNPTSVGGAINGFQSRMMVEPVGNLHLERVEMCPAGVERGELANSVPLAPGETVNISHKEWSITEREFEDIVQDFFEGYSEQGVAEKNDIAMSTDSQSQHATALNVGASLSASYGAVTLSTNFGYSATSNDTRSKKDSRNHSMEITKKASARTKKDHKVTFKVSSVVGSEDQSVRVISNPSATDTMRIDYFQLARKWKVDLLRYGLRMTYDIVIPNPGAGIVRLVEDVKKLDALIGTPFSFTLPLTAIYYNSLATDPHLISNYDTLAAQYNAAVTAPPEARKWVNVHKETQPVNDYDNVHFDSIDFDIDENYYIYTVQFELNYQRNEGDTRSFLLMLGSETLSAGLNRLIGMSGHLSIDFMYQYVYNYAINITFICRPKVQVLLDWRLQVWGQIRQAAEEQYNKNLQNYRDEQAKLTQQIADFDALTLRRMEREEIMKGVLRWLLGPQFYLVPFNLSGLFGSDASHPGVGDVLDPNRLTEAEWISVLERGEFIKYLHNAIEWENVLYFTYPYFWDDNKLWDFKKFLYHPDPTHRMFLRSGAARVVLTIRSGFESSFTSLIESGSFGSLPGPHPYVTIAQEIQNFANTNYPGFPPANPEQNARPLLFLEQRRVWREMQYMIQLLNACKAATGSFPAGLTGNTIPVAALTAFLDGPVVINGTTYNGINDYNTQANNQQLALDPATPQEALLSTYTSVPATDVTWGHDYYYKCPGDSGDYDLICFGADGVPGGADKNADISANAEASLISTWFEYTPTGAMDIGVTVNPPNIVPPQPSAEIA